The Chitinivibrionia bacterium genome window below encodes:
- a CDS encoding TraB/GumN family protein, whose translation MLPQTVRIVESEGKTYYLLGTAHVSKKSVEEVSQVIEEVQPDSVCIELCQKRFDSIKNKDQWKKTDIFTVIKEKKVLLLLTQLIMSSFYKQIGKQLDVEPGAEMIKGAEEAKKRGINLVLADRNIDITLKRVWSALGFRQKLKGIYTLFGMLFFSAEEIDKDTVENLKEGDNIGDAMDELAKDFPGVKGPLIDERDLYLAEKIRTASGQKIVAVLGAAHCKGVAEYVKKPFDLSEIEKIPPKSIIPAIIGWGFCATIIGLLAYGIISGAESGIENIFWFWILNGGFSALFTAIAWGHPLAVITAFFVAPTVGLHPMIGTGWVVGLVQAAVKKPTVLDMENVSTDIETVKGFWKNPLTRILLVVIFAGLGSALGRILALGKIFTNVFVN comes from the coding sequence ATGTTGCCGCAAACGGTCAGAATTGTTGAAAGCGAAGGAAAAACGTATTACCTTTTGGGGACGGCGCACGTGTCTAAAAAGAGCGTTGAAGAGGTAAGCCAAGTCATAGAAGAAGTGCAACCCGATTCGGTTTGTATCGAACTTTGCCAAAAACGCTTCGACAGCATAAAAAACAAAGACCAGTGGAAGAAAACCGACATTTTCACAGTTATTAAAGAAAAAAAGGTTTTGCTTTTGCTTACTCAGCTTATAATGTCGTCGTTTTACAAACAGATAGGCAAACAACTCGACGTTGAGCCGGGCGCGGAAATGATAAAAGGCGCCGAAGAAGCAAAAAAACGCGGCATAAATCTTGTTTTGGCGGATAGAAATATTGATATTACGCTAAAAAGAGTTTGGAGCGCTCTCGGTTTTCGGCAAAAACTAAAGGGTATTTACACCTTGTTCGGAATGTTGTTTTTTTCAGCCGAAGAAATAGATAAAGATACCGTGGAAAACCTGAAAGAAGGCGACAATATAGGCGACGCTATGGACGAATTGGCAAAAGATTTTCCGGGAGTAAAAGGTCCGCTTATCGACGAACGCGACTTGTATTTGGCTGAAAAAATTCGCACTGCCAGCGGGCAAAAAATAGTTGCGGTTTTGGGTGCGGCGCACTGCAAAGGGGTTGCCGAATACGTAAAAAAACCGTTTGATTTGTCCGAAATCGAGAAAATTCCGCCGAAATCTATTATACCTGCGATTATCGGTTGGGGATTTTGCGCTACGATTATCGGTCTTTTGGCTTATGGAATTATAAGCGGCGCCGAAAGTGGAATAGAAAATATATTTTGGTTTTGGATTTTGAACGGCGGATTTTCCGCTTTATTTACCGCTATTGCTTGGGGGCATCCGCTTGCAGTAATTACGGCGTTTTTTGTTGCGCCGACCGTTGGGCTTCACCCGATGATAGGCACGGGTTGGGTAGTAGGACTTGTTCAGGCGGCGGTAAAAAAACCCACGGTTTTGGATATGGAAAATGTTTCAACCGACATAGAAACCGTCAAAGGATTTTGGAAAAACCCTCTAACAAGAATTTTGCTTGTGGTTATTTTTGCAGGTTTGGGTTCGGCGTTGGGACGAATTTTAGCATTAGGAAAAATTTTCACAAACGTCTTTGTGAATTAA